The Bacillaceae bacterium IKA-2 DNA window AAGAATTTGATCCAATTTCAAGTGAATAATTTTCTCCTTTTCCACCTTCAAACGGCTCACCGTCCACAAAGCCTTCAAAGTCGATAACTACTGTATCTCCGTTAACAACAGCTTCGTCTTCAACGACTGTTAATTCTGCGTGCTTTTCTTGAAGTTGTTTTAATTCTAACTCAACATCCTCGTCTGTAACAATTGTTTCCAATTCTTCTACTTCTAAACCTTTATATTCTCCAAGATTTACTTCTGGTTTTACCGTAACTGTTGCTTTTATAATTAAATTTTTACCTTTAGAGATTTCTTCTACGTCAATTTCAGGGCGATCGACAGGCTCAATTTTTGTTTCCATCACAGCGCCTGCGTATGCTTCTGGTAGTAGAATATCAATAGCGTCTTGGTACAATGATTCTACACCAAAGCGTTGTTCAAACATCGGACGCGGTATTTTCCCTTTACGAAATCCTGGAATATTTACTTTTTTTACTACCTTTTTGAAAGCTTCATCTAAAGCTGTATCTACTTTAGCCGCTTCTACTTCAATTGTAAGAACACCTTGGTTTCCTTCTAACTTTTCCCATTTTGCACTCATTTATTCTTTCCCTCCAACATTTTCATCGTTAAGTATTTTTAGCTTGTCTTACTGGATTATATGATAATACACCTTTACAACCATTACATTATAACATAGAGCTAGATGATTTCAACTGTCATACCTTTGGTTTACCTTGGAAATTTTCTATCTAAGTATTTTTTAAAAAATAAGTATATCCGTTTTTACTTTGAATAATGTCTAGCTCCAAGTCACATCCTTGAGTTACTTCATAGCAGGTTTGCGACGAGTAACCGCAGGAGCAAGCGCCATCAGCTCGACTGCTTTTCTTATTATGTATAACTCTTATATGTTCCCTTTTCTACTTTCATGATCTCGGTCGCACAAGCAACCATTTCATCGATGTCAACTTCATATTGGCTAGCAATTTCAAAGTCATCCCATTCAAGTCCAATCATTTCTAATCCCACTCTATGAATAGCTGCTGCCCATAATTTTGGAGTTAGCGGATTTGGAGAAAGCGGATAAATGGCAAAGAGATAATGCCACCATGTTTGACTAACCATTTCAAACAAACTCGGATTGTCACTTTCAAGATGAGTAGCTAAAATTTCAATGGTGTTTTTACCAAATTTTTCATGAAACACATCTTCAAGATCTGCAACATTTATGGTAATCTCTTTACCAAATTTATGTATAGCTATATCTTCATTGACATTTTTTTCTTTTAGTAATTGTAAAGCGATACTCTTTAACACTGGATCGTAATGAACATTTACTAAAAACTCTTTTGTTGCTTTAATAAAAACTGTACTAGACATTTTCCCTAGCATTTGTATGGCCAACAATTGTTTTTCAGTTGAACCAAAAGTCAGCATCTGAATAAGCTCTTCGGGCGGATCTTTCAAATCTTCATCAATTTCAATCTTTGCTCCATCATCTTCCATTTGGCGGCTAAAGTGCAAAAGTTGATAAAATGATTCCGCTAAATGAGCTGGTAGCTTCTCTTCAGCGATAATTCCTTCAAGCATACTGACAACTTCATCATACTGGCCAAGTTGAACCAATAATGAAATATGCACTTGAAGAATATCATAATAATTTCCAATATCTTCTTTGAGCATCTTTTCGGTAACTATTTTTGCTTCGTCAAGTTTACTTTGTTCAATTAAACTTAAAGCAACGCCGAATCTGCCTTGGGGATGGTCTGGTTCAATTTCTAAGGCTTGTTCAAAAAATGTGCATGCTTTTGAAAACTTCTTCTCTTTTAACGAATCCATTCCTTTTACTACAAGCTTTTCGACAAGGCCTGGAAACAAAACTACCTTTTCCTTCACTTTTTTTTGTTTCTCATTCATGAAACCCTCGCTCCACTCTTTAAGTCACTTCTTTTCAATTTAGTGTACCATTCCCAAAAATGAAATACAACGAAACGTGTTTTTTTATCTCTATATTTAACAAAGAACGGGGAAACTCTATTGAGCTACCCCGATAATTGCCCTAATCTTTAAAGGGCTTTTTGTTTTTCATATTCAACAATTTGATCTTCATAATTCAGCGTAATAGAAACTTCATCCCAGCCGTTCAAGAGCATATCTTTCCAATATCCATCAATTGCAAAATTTGTTGAAAAAGCTTGATTATCATATACACGTTGTTGTTCAAGATCAACTGTTAATTCATAAACACCTTGATTGGCTTTTTCTAACAATTCATTTACTTCTGCATCTTTAAGCTGAATCGCTAATATTCCATTTTTTACACAGTTATTATAAAAAATATCTGCAAAGTTTGGAGCGATAATAACTTGAAAGCCATAATCTTGTAATGCCCACGGTGCATGCTCTCTTGAAGAGCCACAGCCGAAGTTTTGATTGGCGACTAAAATAGTCGCATTCTTATTATGTGATTGATTTAATTCGAAATTCTCATTATTTGAACCATCTGAATTAAAACGCCAATCAAAAAATAAAAATTGTCCAAAACCAGTTCGTTCAATACGTTTTAAAAACTGCTTCGGAATGATTTGATCTGTGTCAACATTAACACGATTCATTGCTGCCACATTTCCTTTATGAATGTTAAAACCAGCCATCTTTGTTGCTCCCTCCTTTTGAAATCTTCTATTAAACTATTGCTGCAGCTAACGAACGAACATCTACAAATTTACCAGTAATAGCTGCCGCTGCAGCCATAGCCGGACTAACTAGATGTGTGCGAGCACCTTTACCTTGACGTCCTTCAAAATTCCGATTAGAAGTTGAAGCACAACGCTCGCCTTCAGGAACAAAATCTGGATTCATACTTAAGCACATACTACAACCAGACTCACGCCACTCAAATCCAGCATCCACAAAAATTTGATCTAATCCTTCTGCTTCTGCTTCCAATTTTATTTTCTGTGAACCTGGAACGACCATAGCTCGTACACCAGACGCTACTTTTCTGCCATTAGCAACTTGTGCTGCTGCTCGTAAATCACTCATTCTTGAGTTCGTACATGATCCAATAAACACGTGCTGTACTTCTACATCTGTCATAGCTGTTCCGGCAGTAAGTCCCATATACTCAAGTCCTTGTTCAATGGCTCTTTTGTCAGCATCATTTGTAGCATCAGCTGGATTTGGGACAACACCGTTAATCCCGATTCCTTGAGAAGGGTTTGTTCCCCATGTAACTTGAGGCTCAATTTCATTGGCATCAATTTCAACTGTTTTATCATAAACAGCGCCTTCATCTGAAACTAATTCTTTCCACTCAGCAACTGCTTTCTCAAATTCTTCTCCTTGTGGAGCAAATTCCTTACCTTTTATATACTCAAAAGTAATTTCGTCAGGAGCGATTAATCCAGCCTTTGCACCTGCTTCTATACTCATATTACAAACTGTCATTCGCTCTTCCATCGTCATATTTCGGATTGCTTGACCCGCAAATTCAATGACTGAACCTGTTCCAAAGTTAACACCAAACTTTGCAATAATTGCTAAAATTACATCCTTTGCCGTCACTCCTAAAGGAAGGTCACCTAATACATTAACTTGCAAAGTATTAGGTTTTGATTGCCATAGCGTTTGTGTGCTAAGTACATGCTCAACTTCGCTTGTTCCAATCCCAAATGCTAGTGCTCCAAAAGCTCCGTGTGTTGAAGTATGGCTATCTCCACATACAATTGTTTTTCCAGGTTGTGTTAAACCAAGTTCCGGCCCAATAACATGAACGATTCCGCTATCTGGGCTGTTTAAATCAGCAATTTTAATTCCGAATTCACGACAGTTTTCTGCTAACGTATCCATCTGTTTTTTTGCTATCTCATCTTTAATAATATAGCGATCTACTGTAGGAACATTGTGGTCCATCGTTGCAAAGGTAAGTTCTGGTCGACGAACTGTTCTTCCTTTTAAGCGTAATCCTTCAAATGCTTGTGGGGAGGTTACTTCATGAACCATATGAAGGTCAATGTATAAAAGAGTTGGTTTAGCTGTCTCTTCAACGACGGTGTGTTTTTCCCAAATTTTTTCAATAATTGTCTTTCGTTTCATCAAGATCCTCTCCTATGCTAATTGAATATACTCGATTACTTTTTCAGTCATTTCTTCTGTGTTTAATACCACTTCGCCTTGATTAGCAATGTCGCCTGTGCGGTAACCTGCATCCAAAACTTTTTTAATTGCTGATTCAATTATATCTGCCTCTGCTTCCATTAAAAATGAATAGCGCAGCATCATCGCCACTGATGAAATCGTCGCTAGCGGGTTAGCAATATTTTTGCCTGCTATATCAGGGGCTGATCCGTGAATCGGCTCAAAAAGTCCTGGTCCACCACTGCCGATACTTGCTGAAGGTAACATTCCTAGAGATCCAGTCAACATTGACGCCTCATCACTCAAAATATCACCAAACATATTTTCTGTAACAATAACATCAAATTGCTTTGGGTTTCGGATCAATTGCATCGCTGCGTTATCAACGAGCATATGTTCTAATTCGACGTCTGGATAGTCGGCGCCGATCGCTTCAGCCACTTCACGCCATA harbors:
- the leuD gene encoding 3-isopropylmalate dehydratase small subunit; protein product: MAGFNIHKGNVAAMNRVNVDTDQIIPKQFLKRIERTGFGQFLFFDWRFNSDGSNNENFELNQSHNKNATILVANQNFGCGSSREHAPWALQDYGFQVIIAPNFADIFYNNCVKNGILAIQLKDAEVNELLEKANQGVYELTVDLEQQRVYDNQAFSTNFAIDGYWKDMLLNGWDEVSITLNYEDQIVEYEKQKAL
- the leuC gene encoding 3-isopropylmalate dehydratase large subunit → MKRKTIIEKIWEKHTVVEETAKPTLLYIDLHMVHEVTSPQAFEGLRLKGRTVRRPELTFATMDHNVPTVDRYIIKDEIAKKQMDTLAENCREFGIKIADLNSPDSGIVHVIGPELGLTQPGKTIVCGDSHTSTHGAFGALAFGIGTSEVEHVLSTQTLWQSKPNTLQVNVLGDLPLGVTAKDVILAIIAKFGVNFGTGSVIEFAGQAIRNMTMEERMTVCNMSIEAGAKAGLIAPDEITFEYIKGKEFAPQGEEFEKAVAEWKELVSDEGAVYDKTVEIDANEIEPQVTWGTNPSQGIGINGVVPNPADATNDADKRAIEQGLEYMGLTAGTAMTDVEVQHVFIGSCTNSRMSDLRAAAQVANGRKVASGVRAMVVPGSQKIKLEAEAEGLDQIFVDAGFEWRESGCSMCLSMNPDFVPEGERCASTSNRNFEGRQGKGARTHLVSPAMAAAAAITGKFVDVRSLAAAIV